The following are encoded in a window of Chloroflexaceae bacterium genomic DNA:
- a CDS encoding YihY/virulence factor BrkB family protein — protein sequence MLWALPPVRLSWSAIWFPGLVCAVAVLLTTYGLGLYIRFFSARNLYGAIGTLLALQLWTCANAVALFGCAELSKQMVSARLSHEED from the coding sequence CTGCTCTGGGCGCTGCCGCCGGTGCGCCTGAGCTGGAGCGCGATCTGGTTCCCCGGCCTGGTCTGCGCCGTGGCCGTGCTGCTCACGACCTACGGCCTCGGCCTCTACATCCGCTTCTTCAGCGCGCGCAACCTGTACGGCGCCATCGGAACGCTCTTGGCGCTCCAGCTCTGGACCTGCGCCAACGCGGTGGCGCTCTTCGGGTGCGCCGAGCTCAGCAAGCAGATGGTCAGTGCGCGTCTATCTCACGAAGAGGATTGA
- a CDS encoding ASCH domain-containing protein yields MPLPYLEPETLRAAVADDPFWSASLDAVLAADPAPRALHLAILVEPYMGLILAGQKRIEARFSVHRRAPFEQVHPDDVLLLKRSSGPILGIGRVDRVRCLALAPEDLDDLRTRYANELCVDDPRFWRQRATARYATLIWVSQVSPIAPLWVPKRDRRAWVVLRARGALRE; encoded by the coding sequence ATGCCTCTCCCTTACCTTGAGCCAGAGACCTTGCGCGCCGCGGTCGCGGACGATCCCTTCTGGAGCGCCAGCCTGGACGCCGTGCTGGCCGCCGATCCGGCGCCGCGCGCCCTGCACCTCGCCATTCTCGTCGAACCCTACATGGGATTGATCCTCGCCGGGCAGAAGCGCATCGAGGCGCGCTTCTCCGTTCACCGCCGCGCGCCGTTTGAACAGGTGCACCCCGACGATGTGCTCCTGCTGAAACGTTCCAGCGGACCAATCCTTGGCATCGGACGGGTTGACCGGGTCCGTTGTTTGGCGCTTGCTCCGGAGGATCTGGACGACCTGCGGACCCGGTACGCCAACGAGCTCTGCGTTGACGATCCCCGCTTCTGGCGCCAGCGGGCCACGGCCCGCTACGCGACGCTCATCTGGGTAAGCCAGGTCAGCCCGATCGCGCCGCTATGGGTCCCCAAACGTGATCGCCGCGCCTGGGTGGTGCTGCGCGCCCGGGGGGCGCTGCGCGAGTAG
- a CDS encoding CPBP family intramembrane metalloprotease: MNNSMTGAIGRTRTWRAILTTALARRPVPAALTIAAGDVLIRVALQLGVQALLGPRWAELVTLVILTGLTLGLIALLGWWGPAGFNRPAAWRSPGLLWLPAALTFVLPFVAGFRSTELPMAGVFAVAYLLVGLREEALFRGVVLRALERLGPMGAATLTSVLFGLTHLANLFFRESPGLVLAQVVGAMTTGFGYAALRLRTNTLWPLIVLHAFEDLTLHYSHLPVIPIQVIRGVTLVIYGAWLLRGWSVEDQEEA, encoded by the coding sequence ATGAACAACTCCATGACCGGCGCCATCGGGCGGACCCGCACCTGGCGCGCCATTCTCACGACGGCCCTGGCGCGGCGCCCGGTCCCCGCGGCCCTGACGATCGCGGCGGGTGATGTCCTTATCCGCGTGGCCCTGCAACTGGGGGTGCAGGCCCTGCTCGGCCCGCGCTGGGCCGAACTGGTTACCCTCGTCATCCTGACGGGGCTGACGCTCGGGCTGATCGCCTTGCTCGGCTGGTGGGGCCCGGCGGGCTTCAACCGGCCCGCGGCCTGGCGCTCACCCGGCTTGCTCTGGCTGCCGGCAGCGCTGACCTTCGTCCTGCCGTTCGTGGCCGGCTTCCGCAGCACCGAATTGCCCATGGCCGGCGTGTTCGCCGTGGCCTACCTGCTGGTCGGGTTACGGGAGGAGGCGCTGTTCCGTGGCGTCGTGCTGCGGGCGCTTGAGCGCCTGGGGCCGATGGGCGCGGCCACACTCACCAGCGTTCTGTTCGGGCTCACCCACCTCGCGAACCTGTTCTTTCGCGAGAGCCCAGGGCTGGTGCTGGCCCAGGTGGTAGGGGCAATGACCACTGGCTTTGGCTACGCCGCCCTGCGACTGCGCACCAACACCCTCTGGCCGCTGATCGTCCTGCATGCGTTTGAGGATCTCACGCTCCACTACAGCCATCTGCCGGTCATCCCTATCCAGGTGATCCGCGGCGTGACGCTGGTGATCTATGGAGCATGGCTGCTCCGCGGTTGGAGCGTAGAGGATCAGGAGGAAGCGTGA
- a CDS encoding LuxR C-terminal-related transcriptional regulator, with product MAAEEQAEAGRRPPDTLLATRLLSPPRRQQIITRERLVAKLRQGQQGPLTLISAPAGAGKTTAVSTWLLEARPADPQSLERFAWLSLDAEDNDPALFWSYVCAACERLAPGAGAAALSLARAPQPAPLPVIVATLINSLAALPPVTGPERPYALVLDDYHLIENPDIHASLIQLIERLPPQVHLAITARADPPLPLARLRARGLLTELRAADLRFTTAEARELIAAATGLRLDEAAIEALEARTEGWAAGLQLAALALSDQPDPNRFVAAFAGSHRYIIDYLADEVLAQQPLHIREFLLRTAILDELCGSLCDAVLGIAAESRAPGASAGDSGASFSQHLLRELERKNLFLVPLDDQRRWYRYHHLFAEVLRARLYELAPEAAPTLHRRAAAWYARAVAVDGPARLDAAVRHALAGGDDERAAGLIEDSGETLLRHGAFARLATLIQALPPGRVEASPALAILLARARFGRAEPDAVPPLLDAAAAALPAADLAEDERRALRAWIVALDSHMLRVRGQYAEAIARAREARALISAGEPTLRGFATMGLALALHMGGELAAAVEPYREALHLLDADDRHTAITTRCLAGLLYQSLGRWEDASAAYDEALARARPAAGASVALLPVAGWAMIGLGTLAYERDELAEATRRLEAGIALAEQGEVRDALPFGYAALALLRQAEGRPAEARAVSDRFLRFAAESLKLPLVATYARAVAARLALLQGDLAAAEQWARRYTPPAGPLFLSEAFVFATWLQVGIAAGRAEEALGWIIARLPQAAASGDARLMLELSVLRAQAEHTLGRPTAAGALDEARRIAAPMCARRIFLDAAAALSKARPGPAPHAPVDLPATYGASVPPPDTTPLEPLQEPLTAREQEILHLIAEGRSNQEIADLLVVGVGTVKTHLHHLYGKLAARDRTHAVARARALGLLA from the coding sequence ATGGCGGCGGAAGAACAGGCGGAGGCCGGGCGGCGGCCACCCGATACGCTCCTCGCGACCAGGCTGCTCAGCCCGCCGCGGCGACAACAGATCATCACCCGTGAACGGCTGGTCGCGAAGCTGCGCCAGGGGCAGCAGGGTCCGCTGACCCTGATTTCCGCGCCCGCAGGCGCCGGCAAGACGACGGCCGTGAGCACGTGGCTGCTGGAAGCGCGACCGGCGGACCCGCAATCGCTCGAACGCTTCGCCTGGCTCTCCCTCGACGCCGAAGACAACGACCCGGCGCTGTTCTGGAGCTATGTCTGCGCCGCCTGCGAGCGGCTGGCGCCCGGGGCGGGCGCGGCGGCCCTCTCGCTCGCGCGGGCGCCCCAGCCCGCCCCGCTCCCGGTCATCGTGGCGACGCTGATCAACAGCCTGGCCGCCCTGCCCCCCGTCACCGGTCCCGAGCGGCCCTACGCGCTGGTGCTCGACGACTATCACCTCATCGAGAATCCGGATATTCACGCCTCGCTCATCCAACTGATCGAGCGGCTGCCGCCCCAGGTCCATCTGGCGATCACCGCTCGCGCCGACCCGCCCCTGCCGCTGGCCCGGCTCCGCGCCCGCGGGCTGCTGACGGAACTGCGCGCCGCGGATCTGCGCTTTACCACTGCCGAGGCGCGCGAACTCATTGCCGCCGCGACCGGTCTCCGTCTGGACGAGGCCGCCATCGAGGCGCTGGAGGCGCGCACCGAGGGCTGGGCCGCCGGCCTGCAACTGGCTGCCCTGGCCCTCAGCGATCAGCCCGACCCAAACAGATTTGTCGCCGCGTTTGCCGGGAGTCACCGCTACATCATTGACTACCTGGCCGACGAGGTGCTCGCGCAGCAGCCGCTCCACATCCGGGAGTTTCTCCTCCGAACCGCGATCCTCGATGAGCTCTGCGGCTCGCTCTGCGACGCAGTCCTCGGTATCGCGGCGGAAAGCCGGGCGCCAGGCGCCTCCGCCGGCGATTCCGGCGCCAGCTTCAGCCAGCACCTTCTTCGGGAGTTAGAGCGCAAGAACCTTTTCCTGGTTCCGCTTGACGACCAGCGACGCTGGTACCGCTACCACCATCTGTTTGCCGAGGTCCTGCGGGCGCGGCTGTATGAACTGGCGCCGGAGGCGGCCCCAACGCTCCACCGCCGCGCAGCAGCCTGGTACGCCCGCGCGGTGGCGGTGGACGGCCCCGCGCGGCTCGATGCGGCGGTGCGCCACGCGCTCGCCGGCGGCGACGACGAGCGGGCCGCCGGTCTCATCGAGGATTCGGGCGAGACGCTGCTGCGCCACGGCGCCTTCGCGCGGCTTGCCACCCTGATCCAGGCCCTGCCGCCGGGGCGGGTGGAGGCGTCGCCGGCGCTCGCCATCCTGCTGGCCCGGGCGCGCTTCGGCCGCGCCGAGCCGGACGCCGTGCCGCCCCTTCTCGACGCGGCGGCGGCGGCCCTCCCCGCGGCGGACCTTGCGGAGGACGAGCGCCGCGCGCTGCGGGCCTGGATCGTTGCGCTTGACAGCCACATGCTTCGCGTTCGCGGCCAGTACGCCGAGGCGATCGCGCGGGCGCGCGAGGCCCGCGCGCTCATCAGCGCCGGCGAACCGACCCTGCGCGGCTTCGCGACGATGGGCCTGGCGCTCGCGCTGCACATGGGCGGTGAGCTTGCCGCGGCCGTCGAACCCTACCGCGAGGCGCTGCACCTGCTCGACGCCGATGACCGCCACACCGCGATCACCACGCGGTGCCTGGCCGGGCTGCTCTACCAGAGCCTCGGGCGCTGGGAGGACGCGAGCGCGGCCTACGACGAGGCGCTGGCCCGCGCGCGGCCCGCCGCAGGCGCCTCCGTCGCGCTCCTGCCCGTCGCGGGCTGGGCGATGATCGGCCTGGGCACGCTGGCATACGAGCGCGATGAACTGGCGGAGGCCACCCGGCGCCTCGAGGCCGGGATCGCCCTGGCGGAGCAGGGCGAGGTGCGCGACGCCCTCCCGTTCGGCTACGCGGCGCTGGCATTGCTGCGCCAGGCCGAGGGCCGGCCCGCCGAGGCCCGGGCCGTCAGCGATCGGTTTCTGCGCTTCGCCGCCGAGAGCCTCAAGCTCCCCCTGGTGGCAACCTACGCCCGGGCGGTCGCCGCGCGGCTGGCCCTGCTCCAGGGCGACCTGGCGGCGGCGGAGCAATGGGCGCGACGCTACACGCCTCCGGCTGGCCCCCTGTTTCTATCGGAAGCGTTCGTGTTCGCCACCTGGCTGCAGGTGGGGATTGCCGCGGGGCGCGCCGAGGAGGCGCTGGGTTGGATCATCGCGCGGCTGCCACAGGCCGCGGCGAGCGGAGACGCGCGGCTCATGCTTGAACTGTCCGTCCTGCGGGCGCAGGCGGAGCACACCCTCGGGCGACCCACGGCGGCGGGCGCCCTCGACGAAGCGCGCCGCATCGCGGCGCCTATGTGCGCCCGGCGCATCTTCCTCGACGCCGCGGCCGCGCTTTCAAAGGCGCGGCCCGGCCCGGCTCCGCACGCCCCCGTCGATCTCCCGGCGACATACGGCGCGTCCGTACCGCCCCCCGACACCACGCCACTCGAACCTCTGCAGGAGCCATTAACCGCCCGCGAGCAGGAGATCCTGCATCTGATCGCCGAGGGTCGCTCCAACCAGGAGATCGCCGACCTGCTGGTCGTCGGCGTCGGCACGGTAAAGACCCACCTGCACCACCTGTACGGCAAACTCGCCGCCCGCGACCGGACCCACGCCGTTGCCCGCGCCCGCGCCCTCGGTCTTCTCGCATGA